The proteins below are encoded in one region of Belonocnema kinseyi isolate 2016_QV_RU_SX_M_011 chromosome 5, B_treatae_v1, whole genome shotgun sequence:
- the LOC117173123 gene encoding protein O-mannosyl-transferase 2 translates to MKFKKLENIECNMTVKAEKEIKNSGDKQMAYKNEEKDTENLNWWLFFIVIVILTAGTRFYKVAEPQHVCWDETHFGKMGSWYINRTFFFDVHPPLGKMLIALSGYLTGYDGKFPFEKPGDKYENVNYVGMRVFCTFLGATIVPLSFLTVWDLTKSLRAATVSGLLVLCDIGLLTLNQYILLDPILLCFMMCATWGMARVHSLQNRPFTVSWWGWLAFTGISLACTISVKFVGLFVVLLVGLYTIHELWRELGNLNEPITNVGKHLLARCVCLIVFPILLYMAFFYVHLNILNKSGSGDGFYSSEFQSLLQGNSLHNATMPRQLAYGASITLKNHRTGGGYLHSHWHIYPEGIGARQQQITTYSHKDDNNLWLVKKYDTEEIPEKPVLVKHGDLIRLEHVVTRRNLHSHKEIAPVSKKHYQVTGYGENGTGDANDVWKVLIDHGKEGDVVETVSSKLKFVHYLHHCALTCSGKTLPKWAFNQQEVSCNPNMRDKNALWNIEDNNYAKLPNVSFQVYAPGFLKRFIESHAVMLQGNSDLKVKEGEISSKPWHWPINYRGQFFSGNEQKIYLLGNPIIWWGNLLFLAIFIFLLIHAAVREQRGLVETTAGVEQRRKIMNAGGWLFIGWLLHYVPFWAMTRILYFHHYFPALLFNSMLTAITLDHIAESILIFFPNRIGKTVYHILAAFFISTVVYSFYLFSPLAYGMEGPSAADAKISMHSLRWMDTWEF, encoded by the exons aaattggtggttattttttattgttattgtcaTCCTGACTGCTGGTACCAGGTTTTACAAAGTGGCAGAACCACAACATGTGTG TTGGGATGAAACTCATTTCGGCAAAATGGGTAGTTGGTACATTAAcagaacatttttctttgatgTTCATCCCCCTCTTGGCAAg atgctGATAGCTCTTTCTGGTTATTTGACCGGATATGATGGTAAATTTCCTTTTGAAAAACCTGGCGATAAATACGAAAACGTAAACTACGTTGGAATGAGagtg ttttgCACATTTTTGGGAGCAACGATAGTTCCTCTTTCATTCCTGACAGTTTGGGATCTGACAAAATCTTTACGAGCTGCTACAGTTTCTGGTCTACTCGTTCTATGTG atattGGCCTATTGACGCTGAATCAGTACATTCTTTTGGATCCAATTCTTTTATGCTTTATGATGTGTGCAACATGGGGAATGGCACGTGTACATTCATTGCAAAATCGACCATTTACCGTTTCCTGGTGGGGTTGGCTCGCATTTACTGGAATTTCCCTTGCTTGCACCATAAGTGTCAAATTCGTTGGACTCTTTGTCGTTCTTCTCGTAGGACTTTACACCATCCACGAACTTTGGCGAGAACTAGGAAATTTAAATGAACCCATA ACGAATGTCGGAAAACATTTATTGGCGAGATGTGTTTGTTTAATTGTATTCCCAATTTTACTCTACATGGCCTTTTTCTACGtccatttaaatattcttaacaaaag tgGAAGCGGAGATGGATTTTATAGTTCGGAATTTCAGTCACTTCTGCAAGGAAATTCTCTGCATAATGCGACAATGCCTCGACAATTGGCTTATGGGGCttcaattactttgaaaaatcaCAGAACTGGAGGTGGATATTTGCACTCTCATTGGCATATTTATCCAGAAGGAATTGGTGCTCGACAGCAACAG atcaCGACATACTCGCACAAAGATGACAATAATTTATGGTTAGTAAAAAAATACGATACAGAAGAAATACCAGAGAAACCAGTTTTAGTTAAACATGGCGATTTAATTCGTTTGGAACATGTTGTCACTCGAAGGAATTTACATTCTCACAAGGAAATTGCTCCGGTTTCTAAAAAACATTATCAAGTCACTGGCTATGGAGAG aatggaACAGGAGATGCAAATGATGTCTGGAAGGTTTTGATCGATCATGGAAAGGAAGGAGATGTCGTTGAAACCGTCTCGAGTAAATTAAAATTCGTTCACTATTTACATCACTGTGCTTTAACCTGCAGTGGAAAAACTTTACCGAAATG GGCATTTAATCAGCAAGAGGTGTCTTGCAATCCTAATATGAGGGACAAAAATGCCTTGTGGAATATTGAAGATAATAATTACGCCAAGT TGCCGAATGTGAGTTTCCAAGTTTACGCGCCaggatttttgaaaagatttatagaATCGCATGCTGTAATGTTGCAAGGAAATTCTGATTTGAAAGTCAAAGAAGGAGAAATTTCTTCGAAGCCTTGGCACTGGCCTATTAATTATAGA ggtcaatttttttctggaaacgAGCAGAAGATTTATTTGCTCGGAAACCCGATAATTTGGTGGGGAAATCTGCTGTTTcttgccatttttatttttcttcttatacACGCCGCTGTGAGAGAACAACGCGGGCTTGTAGAAACTACGGCTGGTGTGgagcaaagaagaaaaattatgaatgcgGGAGGCTGGCTTTTTATTGGATGGCTACTTCATTATGTTCCTTTCTGGGCTATGACtcggattttatattttcatcactACTTCCCAGCATTACTTTTTAATTCTATGCTGACTGCTATAACTTTGGATCATATTGCAGAGAGCATTTTGATTTTCTTTCCGAATAGGATAGGAAAAACGGTTTATCATATATTGGCGGCTTTTTTTATATCAACTGTTGTGTATag cttCTACCTATTTTCGCCATTAGCTTATGGGATGGAAGGACCTTCTGCAGCTGATGCTAAAATTTCGATGCATTCGCTGCGTTGGATGGACACttgggaattttaa